One Phoenix dactylifera cultivar Barhee BC4 chromosome 8, palm_55x_up_171113_PBpolish2nd_filt_p, whole genome shotgun sequence genomic window carries:
- the LOC120111718 gene encoding uncharacterized protein LOC120111718, with the protein MKRLELSAVWALLAAFKDPLSIPHNGAFTDFEGAFVKGVDSLSWMANNTSKLFPLHSDMPQCWTFFSTAAYGKRNKVPQENIPKVTAEKVKEDLLNDVEFALGLSKGSLQCPFYTRVQLWGAALPTNTPGIPCIFDPHVAGHDIGQFPGLNSEKQVLEPQTWTV; encoded by the exons ATGAAG AGACTGGAACTGAGTGCTGTCTGGGCACTTCTTGCAGCATTTAAAGATCCACTTTCAATTCCTCATAATGGAGCTTTTACAGACTTTGAAGGAGCTTTTGTAAAGGGTGTTGATTCTCTTTCATGGATGGCCAACAACACCAGCAAACTTTTTCCTTTACACAGTGACATGCCTCAGTGTTGGACTTTTTTCAGCACGGCTGCTTATGGAAAAAGGAATAAAGTGCCACAG GAGAATATCCCTAAAGTCACAGCAGAAAAAGTAAAGGAGGACTTGCTTAACGATGTAGAATTTGCTCTTGGACTGTCTAAGGGATCACTTCAGTGTCCATTTTATACACGAGTCCAATTATG GGGTGCTGCTCTTCCAACCAACACTCCAGGGATTCCTTGTATCTTCGATCCACATGTTGCTGGTCATGATATTGGTCAGTTTCCTGGTTTGAATTCTGAAAAGCAAGTGCTTGAACCTCAGACATGGACGGTCTGA